A region of the Aphelocoma coerulescens isolate FSJ_1873_10779 chromosome 7, UR_Acoe_1.0, whole genome shotgun sequence genome:
TGCAGTTACTTCAGAGATGTCCCACGTGAGCCGCCCTGACTACAGGAGACTGACACTTCACCACCATTCAGGTGCTGGTACTCTCATAACACCCAACTTGTGAGCGCAGTTAGTGTTCTATTTTACATTATACCCAGTTTGGTCTAATTTAATGGCAAACTATAGAGCAGTCTCAGCTTTTTCCATGGGATCAACTAACTGACCATTATCCCAGTCTGCCTCTGCGCAGGTACCAAAATACCCAGAACCAGCAACTCAGTTTCCACATAAGGCTCAGCTCCACTGttaagaagagaagaaaacaaagtctACTTCCTTAGCAGTGTTTTCAAGGTTAATACCAAAAAGTATGAACCAACACAAGCCTTAGGACACATCCTTTAGAATAAGTCTTCCACGTGGAAGTTTTTCTAAAAAGCATCCTTTCAGCTGCAAGTAACAAACTGTAGGCAAGACTAAGAAAGGCTCAAGCTTGCCATGCATGGAATTCAGTTCAGCGATTGAGCTCTAACCTATTTAGAACAAAAGCAGAAGCAGCCTTCTAATGTAAGAGAAATTCTAGCCTTCTCTGCACATGCTCACTTCAGACTCTTTAGCTCAGTCATTTGGCACAAGACAACTTCCAGATCAATAATTTTTCAGTTGCTGTGCAGCAGTGAAGACTCCAATGAACAGCAATCACAGTCTGAACTGCATACAAAATTCTACAGAAGATTTTAAGGGCTTCCTTAATAAACTACATTAACTTGTTCATTTCGTATGCCAGAAGTCTGTATCAGTACCACACAAAACGAAAACAGGTTAAAATAAAGCAAGGAGTCATTGAATTTTAAGTGGAAAATGACAGTCAAGCCCCTTAACTAGAGCAATTAGATACCACACTGTATTAGCTAGATCATCCCAAAAGAACTCTGAAGTAGGTTTTCCTCTTACCAGCCATTTAGTTTCAAGCTCTGGACAAAATTTACTTGGAGGCTGATTCTACCATTACTGCAATAgagtaaaaggctttttttaaataagaaagcTTCCCCAATAAAGTAACATGGGACTGTTACTCATATTATGCCTTGTTCAGGAGCCCCTGCATAAGAGGTCTGAGCCTGGTTATTATTTAAGGGTAAGGATTAACTACAACCACACATTTTCACAGATGTTACTTAACAGTTGTTTTTTGAGTAGAATCAGTGcaatttagtaaaaaaaaatcttacaagAATTATTTAAGTAATTGACATGTCGGTCCCTGAACTGTGCTAGGAGGCCATCAGCTTGCTGTTGACACTTTTACACGCCTGCAGCGGCAACATACCCCTCTTCAGATAGCCTCGGGCGCCGCGGCCAAGGCTCCCGCCCGGCAGGAGAGGGAGCGCTGCCCTCGGGCTGGGCCCGGGccccggcggcgggagcggtGCCGCCGGCTCCTCTTCCCCCGCAGCGCCCGAGCCTCGCAGCGCAGCACACACCGAGCGCCGCGGGAAGCGCTGCCGGCGGGAAGTGACCGCAGTGGTGGCGGCGGCACGGCCGGGCCCGCTCCGCGGCTCCGCCGGGGCAGATGCGGCACGTGCTCCCCCGCTCCGGGaaccctccctgcctccctcccggcccggccgccgcgcCTCGCCGCCAGCCCTGCCCCGGCGCTCCTCGGCAGGGCCGATCCCGTCGGGACACGCCCGAGCAGCGGCGCCGCCCGGGAGCCGCCGAGGCCGGGAGCGGCCCCACACAAACCTGCGCGCTCAGGCCCCGCTCCGCCGCTCCAGAGACCGCGAGTGGGCGCCGCGCGGCCCAGCAACCCCAGCGGCCCGCCCGCCCTCACGTGGGCGCCACTTCCGGGGCGGGGAGGTGCCCCAGCGCGGCCCCCGCGCCGGGAACGCGCGCCGGCTGCGGAGGGCCCCGAGCCGCCGCGGCCCTGaggcccagccccatcccaccgCTCCTGAGGCCCACCGCCACCTCTCCGCGCGCGGGAATTCTGTTCACACTTTGTGTTCACAGCTTTTGCGCACTGAACAGAAAAAGTAACTTTAACAATTTGAATTTGTAGAGGGGTGGtatatttacatttattaaGTATTCTAAGCATTCACTTAAGTACTACAGATGTACTGTGGGCATCTATAGCGCTACAAACACGGGGATTGCACAAGtgaaaattttaagaaatagtGTTGACTTTACAACTGATTTGACTTGAAAATTACTTAATTTTCTACTTTACAAGTGAAACAGTAAAACAGTGTCTACCATAATACAGGTCCAGTAGCACAATAATTCAGTGTTTACATTcaactattttttaaaacatatcaCACAGATGGCTAAGAGATTCCCTGCTCTGACCTTCCCACCTCTTGTAGGTTTCTGACCAGAGATCAgaatcccttttcctcttgctgaGTTCATTTTCTTGCCTGTGCCCAAGACCTGATTGCAATACACCTTCTTGGGATGTGCTACAGACACGAGTTAATTTAAAAGAGCATTGTAGGTTATTGTGAAAAATAGCACCAGTTGAAATTTAACCACGAGTCTGAACTTACTCTTCTCTCCATTTATTCTTATGCGttgaaaatatctgaaaaactAGGATTTAAATGAAGCCCTAAGCAGTATGCTTATGCCAGACCAACAAACACTCTCCTGATAGGGGAGAACTAAAggcttttttccactttgcaCTTAACACTGAGGCCAAAAAGCAGCATTCACTCTCctgcaggttgcccagagggaCAAAGCAGAGTCCAGCTTCCAgagcctgtgctccagccctggaacagCACTGTCTTTCACCAACATCAAGCACCTAGTTTGGAAGCAGTTGACAAGTGGATGCTgaggggtttggttttgttagtCCTCACCTTGTTCTTAGATCCTTTCACTGACCCGTGACTGTTGGTGACAGGATACAGGCCAGAATGAATCTCAAGGCCAACCACAAGCAGCTGTTCTGTGTATTTTTCAACAAAAATGAAGCTTCACGGCTACATAATTTGCACTGAAAAATTACGTACACATGTTGAGTTCACTGTGGTTTCATTCAATACAAAGATCACTTTCATGTTCTTGTGATGTTGTCCTTTAAATCTCTACCTGCCCTTGAGCAATTCTAAGCTGTGGAGATTTCCAGGAGAAACAAATTCACTTTATTTCTTTTGCCAACCTGTTTGGCCCATGCATTTCAAACAGCCTTGGGGTTCAATTCTCCACACCTCTTTAGAGTTTGGAGTCTTTAAACAATTTACATTGGATCCTTAAATAGCTCTCAGTGGGATGGgtaacaaagcaaaacacacacacGAGCTTCTGACATAGTGAGGTGACATACAAAAACATCAAAAAAAGAACGGTACATACACACCACAGAACTTCACATCAAAGCTCAGAGCTGAGTGCCACCTGCTACCAGCAGTCAAATGCAAGTCAGAAATAGcataaaaatgtgaaagaatttttttaaaaaattgaaaatgtttATGGTCAAGCAAAAGAAATATTATAAACTCAGAGCTTACTGCTTGGAAAAGTCCTTTCTTTGTATCTGAGAAATCcaataaaaccaaaatttcaTTTTAGGTGGCAGTGCTGGTGTGGGAAGTTCCCATCACACCCTACAGCAGCCCTGTGTTGTCCCTGCCTCTCACACCAATGCCTAACAGCTGTTTCTGCAGTCATTTTATGAACTGGATTGGGGGATCAGTGCTAAAAGAGCCTCTGTATTCCCCAAAGCATTTCTTCATTTGGATCACTGCTATCAGGCCACTCCAAGCGTGATCTTTAAATCACAGTTTGTCTGTAAATCACTTTACAAAAATCCACTTTCTACACAGAATTTGAAGATCTTGTATTAAGTTTcaagagaaataataaataaatctaTCCTATAGATGATTTTTTCTTAATGCATAACATACTTTGGCAAGTTTCTTTAGCTGTTACCTTTGCTCAAGTCACAGTTTAGAAAAGGTCAAATGGTATTAAACAAAATAGAGAAGTTTGAATTTCAGGGGGATTTTAATTTTCCCATCTCTCTCATTTCCTCCTTCCATTCCACACAGGCACATATCTTGAAttgatattaaaaaagagttaACACATTAAGGCTTTTCTCTGAAcactccccccccaaaaaaacccaaactacaAATACCTGTGCATCAGCCAAAGATCCCATTGCAAAGCCTTGCAGagtcttttttcatttctcattgGCAATGTCGAAGTGAGTGTGAGAATGGCAAAGAGAGTACTTTTCTCAAATGCCCTTGTACTTCTCCTTCTGGAAAACTAGTGGAGGCTTTTGGCTTGTGCTCTGGGACTACTACCAACATTTCTTCCGTCACTCCTAGCACAAGCTCTTCTTTGCTCTGGCACTTGAAGGTAGAGTTGGAGGCATCCTGTAAATGTCCATTTCTGAATCTGATAACTTAGTTATCCAAGTGATATTGCTTTGTATATACCATACACTTAGCTTGTGTCAATGATCCATTTCTACAGCTACCTTCAGAATACAAAGATTTCATGCTAAGGCCAGTAGTCTTTAGAAATGGATTTTGTTTGGCTTTACTCATCTTAGCACCAAGTCATAGCTTCACCCAGTGATTAACAAAAACAAGTCCATTTTTCACAGTAATTTCTATGTAGCTGCACAAAGTATTATAAGACAGTAATTTGAGAACTTTCATGACAAAGAATGATTGGACTGAAAAATATATGGAAATCTTGTTACcacatttgtatttctgagttATTTAAAATGAGAACAAATTATATCAAGTTATTAACAATGTGTGCTAAGAGATTGTATTAGACAACTCATCATGAGGTAATCAGTACTGTTATGAATACGGTATCTACTGTTTTCTGTAACATCAAGATGAAAATTAAATGCTTACACAttatacacacagacacagccaTGTGACCGCATAGCGCTGGGAAGATTACCTACTGCTTCCCATTTATTCAGTTCAGGGTCGTATTTCTCAATGCTCTGCAGGTATGTTCCTTTTGAATAGGAATATCCTCCTGTTACATAGATGCATCCATTCATAACCACCGTGCCACACTCCATCCTTCTCTCCATCATGTGAGCCATCTGCTTCCACTCGTTTTGCTCTGGGTCGTAGCAGTCTGTGATCGTGGTCTGTCCGCCCACAAAATAGATCTTGTTTTGTAATGTAATTGAACATAATCCGTATTcttcagaaagaaaggaatACAGTACAACTCAGCATGATAACATTAACTTAAGCTGCAAGTACATGACAAACATTGGGCACCACTGAGGGCAGCTGAGTGTCCTCACTGAGCTTAGGAGACACCTCAGGATTTTCTGCTACGCTACAGCACCAGTACTCAGtgaaaattgctttaaaaacttACTGTTACCAGATGTTAAAatgaatataaattatttttgccaAATGCCAATGAATAGTTAGATTTTACAGAAAGTTACATTATTTAATAGAATGTGGACATTCCTTAATTCAGTATTTATATAGTGATTTCTGTAGAATAGATGCTTGAAGAAGGCCTTCCCTTCTACTTTCAGAGTCTGGAAACAGCCCTTACTGCCCTGCaggcatttctttttttaattaggaaTATGCCAAAAACCCTGGGGGTTAAGGACTCCCAGATACAAGTAGTCAAATCAAGCTCTACGTTTGTCAGAGAAATTATTTACCTGGATGTGGACTTGTGGTGACTATACTCCACTCATTGCTACCTGAATGGTATCTCTGGATTTTATCGTAGGTGCAGCTTCCCCTGTACCCATAGTGACCTCCAGCGACGTAGATGACTTCATGCAGGACACAGGCAGTGGCATTTCCAACACCTGTGCACAGTGTGAAAGTCAAACATGCGTTCAGACTGCATGTAACGGTCTCTTTCATCCATAATTCCATTTCAAATGATTTGTTAATATTTTGGAGTGAAATTATGCTTGCAAGTATTTAACTGAACATGAATAAAATAGATTTATCAAGATATCACCATAAGTCAAGAATGACTAAATAAAACTGCAATAACCAATACATATTGCACATAATACAGACACACAATAGTTCATGGGATTTTTAGGCAGTAATTAAAGTCACATTGTCTCACTGGTTTTGGAATAGGGAAGTAGTTTCATTATTTCACTAAGTTAAAGAGATGGTAAAAATATCACTTAGATGACAAGAGCAAAGACAATGGGGGTTGAAATTGTTCAGTGTCTCGGGGTATCTTTTCTGATACTTTTAGTCATTCTGATGGTATTACAAATTAAGCTATTGCATAACCAAGGACACAAACAGAATGGAGCCATGTTAACGCTGTCTTTAGGACAACAAAATGGAATAAAGCAAAGTGGGATCTGAGCACCCAAGTAGTTTCACACTTATGAAAACTGGGCAAAACAACTGCATAGAATATGTAGCTCACAGTATTAGCATGGCATTTCTACttttgaaggaaataaaaagaaaatagtagCAATGTCTGAGAAAAGATACAAACAATGGAGAAAGTTACAAaagtctgctttttttcttttacatataCGTCCAAAAATTTCCTTGTACATAGAAAAATACTATGTTGCATCAACTTACAgtatatttttataattaaatatttgcattcatttatttaatatttattcatttataaaaatatattataaaATGTATAATTGTAGTGTTGCCGCTACTGTTACAAAATAATCACAGAGtagtctgagttggaagggacgcagaaagatcaagtccaactcttaagtgaatggcacATACAGGGATCAAACCTGTGACCTTGGCATTATTTAGCACCGTGCTCTGACCAACTGAGCTCATCTCAGAGTCAATACCCTTTGGTTAGGCTGGGATTCGTACATTTTAGTAGATCACTGCTTTGGCTACTAGGAACAGGTATTAGTGCTTTTCATTATCCTCACACTGAAGATTAAACAAAGGATCCTGAACGGACGATACACAGAAATAGGAGGGAACTCCATGCAAGAAGTTTTAAATTATGATACCTTTATAAATTACTTCACGGAAAATCTTATATAAATAACACAGTCCCTTTATTGGAGCTTGTTCTTTGATTATCTACTGAATGGACTCTAATCCTGGGTAGTTTTCTGATTCCCCTCTTATTTGAACAGAAATTTTACTCTTAAAAGAAGGCAAAATTAAACTGAGACTACCACTGATTTTTCTACGCACTGTTCTATGGCACAACCCAGCAGAGCATTTGGATGTTTGCAGTCATTTGGCTAGGGAAGACCTGAACCAAAGCCTACTACAGCTGGGCATAGCCCACAAAAGCCCACTAACATTAACAGGAGATTTCCATGGACTTCTCTAGAACTTGGATCAAACCCTAAATGTTTCCATGGCACTTAAAAATGGCAAATACAAAAGAATCAACATTGGAGGCAGACACCATACAAAAGTTTACCTACCTTTGATCATGTTTGCAATGGGAAGCCATTTCTGTATCAAAGGATCATAGAACTCAGCTTCTTGGACTGGAGCTCCCTTTCGGTACCCTCCCAATGCATAAATGCAACCACTCAAGGAAACTGCGCAGTGGTAATACCTTGCATCAAGCATGGGGCAGCCTTCTGTCCACTCATCTTTCTCGCTGTTATATATCCACACGGTGTCAAGAGCTTCAATACTCTCTGTTCTGTAACCTCCTGTCACATATATGTCTGGTCCCAAGCTAGTGACCCCATAGCTCTCTCTGGTGTGATCTGGCATCTCTGTTCCCTGGACCCATGCATTGGTTAAAGGATCCCAAACATGCACTTCTGATAAGGGATGCCAATAATATCCTCCAATCACATACATGGCTGCTGTGGATCTTCTGGAAAGGCCTTTGGGACTAAGGTTCAGGGCACTGTATACAAGTGACCTTATCTTACTGTCATTGAGTCGGCATTTTTTTTGCAGGCTTAAAGCTGACCTCAAATACACATTATCTAAGTCTACTTTGATGCAGCTCAGCACTTCACAGATGTCTTCAATTCTTCCTTCCACATTGTGTGCAACCCACTTAATGACAGCTTCAATGGCTGCCTCTTCTTTCTGAACATTGAGATTCTCTCTGGAGAGAATATAAGAGAGCTTTTCCTTGCCAATGTCCAGAAACTCTTCCTGCTTCCACACTTCTTCAAACTGCCATAACAATATCCTTCTGGACTCTTTCTCTAGCTCTGAGCAGTCGTGGTATTCAGCAAAGGAGTGCATCCCAATGCAGTTGTCAGTATCTAAATGCCTTACCAGAAACTGCTCACAGGCTTTCTTTACTGACACGAACTGGAGCAGGTCTGCAGCCTGGAGTAGGCTTTGGACATTTCTCTTTGTTATATGGATCTGTGATGTGTATGCGTAGTTCACAAGAGCTTCCAGTACCGCATGGCTGAGTCCGGGAAGGCTGATCTGGTTTTTTGATTTCTCTTTCATATCAGCTGTGAACATGGCTTTAAAATAACAGCTGCAGGCTGCCAGGGCAGCCCTGTGGCAGTGGAAGATGACCCCCGAAGCGCACTGCAGGGTGATGTCGGTGAACAGTCCGTCCAGGTAAAACGCCCGGAACGCCTCCAGGAAGCCGGCGGGGTGCGCGGAGTCCTTGTAGAGGTACGCGTACTCCTCCTGCGCGGCCGCGGCCATCGCCGCGCCCCGCAGCTCTCGCCCCTTTGTCCGCGCCGCTCCCCGCAGCCCGGCCGCCCTCCGGCTGCGGACCCGCCCGAGCTGCCCGGCACGACGCTTACGCCCGTGCGGAGCGCGCCCGCGGCTAGCGGGGCTCCCCGCccgcggcggcccgtgaccgaTTTTGGAAGAGCCACTGCCggagggagcggcggggccgcagCGACAGCTCCTATTTTGGTGCCCCGGCCGGCCCCCCCCGCGCACCCCTCCGCGAGGCCGGCGGGCCCCGgcgcccggccccggctcccAACCCGTGCCCCGCCCGCCCGCTCGCCTTGGGAGGGTCCGGCCCGaagcgctgccgccgccgcccagGCGCTCCCCACCCCGGGGCAGGGGTTAAGGCTGTCTGCGTTGGTGACAGAAGGCCGGCCGTATTAGGGACAGGAGCAGATGCCTGGGGAGCGTCACCAGCTCGGTGTCACTCAGCCATACAACAAAGCGAGGGGCCTCGGCTGCCGCTGTCAGCGACCTGAAGCCGCCTCTCGCAGTGGCGTCCCGCGCTCCTAGGGCGCTTGGAGGAGCAATACTGGGAAGAGCAGCAAGCTCCAAGGGCTCCTGCATTACTGGCGAGCAGGAGTCGAAAGGGAACACCCAGAGCTCTCCCCAAACTCCTGAACCTGGCAAGATGCAAAGGACAGTCACAAATTATGCCCACTAACAGATTCCAACTGTAAGtaaatttttcagaaagaagGCTGTATTGGCttttaaaacttctgaaaatgtGATTCACAATTTAAGAAgtaattttcttctctgctaGCAACACCTTTTCTTTATTTGAAACACAGCATCCTCTGGGTTCAAGCAGCTGTGGGCTCTCCTTCATCTGCAGTGGGGTTTGGATCCTTTAGATCCAGCAGCCaggctctccctgccctgccagagCTTTCTTTCCTAGATTCAAAGAACTGCCAGTAATTTCTCCTACCAAAAGGAGGTGAATATTTTTATTAGCTAAGTGCCAGCAATACCCAAAAGGAGAAATTTTGAGAGTTCCCACTCGACACAGATGAAAAAGcatcatatttttcttttaattactgGTGGTACTTCCACCACAATGCCCAGCAGAAGTATGAACTAAGGAAATCCAAACAGGAAAGGGTGTATGGTCATACCCCTCTGCCATCCTTCCTGCCATGCTAACCCTGCAACAGGATTCAAACTGGCCCTTGGCCTTTACACAGTAACATGAGACAAAAAAATAGTGAtccaaactaacaaaaaaaaccccacaaaaccaaaaattccCCACACCTTCACACACCTTTGGCTTCCTTTTTTTCAACCCCTCTTGATGCACTGTTAGCCCAGAGAACTGGAGTTTCATAGTGTAACCCAGGAATTACAGCAGCCCTGCTGTCTGACATGGGCCTGTCCCTCACCTATATTACtccatttctttctctagaaaatTCCCTGTACAACCCTAAGTCTTTATACATCCCCATGCCAACAGCTTTGTTTTGGttgcattttccatttcatcAGCTTCCTATGGACAAGCAGGAACTTCTTCCAAGTCTTGGGTATCCTACTAGCACACAATACTAAGTACTGTTATAGTAGTGGTGTACAATAGCATGCCTGTTACCATACAGAAAGTTTGCCATACATATATGAATTTTgttatgcattttttttataACATTTTTACCTAAGTCATCTCTCTCCCAGAGAGCAAGTCAGGAGGTCAGCAACACTTAGTACTGAACATGCATGCCCTTCAAGGAGCTTCTCCCTTTCTTTTGGTTGGGTTACCAGCTTAAACCAGCTTCACTCTTTGGAGATACTCATCTCCCCTCCATTGCAACCAAACATGGAAAAATTTGGTAATTGTGGTGCTTCAGAAAAGTCCTCTCTTTTctaagtggggaaaaaaaatccaaacaacatCTGATTAATAGCTTAATGGTCTGCCTACTGGAattgaaaaatttcttctgtctCCAACATGCACTTTGTctagcaaataccatcagctcTACTCTCTACTTTAAGTGATTAGAACATAATAGCTAATATTTCAGGTAGTCTACTTTGCTTAATCTACTCTCAATTCCTGCTTCAGCACTTCCATCAAAACCGCAGAAAGAACCCTTTTTTTGAGCATGAAGAACAATTTCTCACTCTCACACCAACTTACAAGGTAGGTCCCTTAAGGCTAACAAAACAATAGTTAGTGTAAGTGGAAGAAAAAGCTGAGTAATCATTGATATAgtactttttgtttgtttttaagtaaGCAGTAACTGACATCTGTGGACAAACTGAAAACAAGTTATTCCATAACTAAATTCTGAAAAACACAGACGAGACCAGCACAGAATCTGGAACATTCAGCAGCCCATTTAGAATTAAGGAAACACACAACTGtcttggttttggctgggacagAGTTAATTTCCTTCTTAGTAGCTGGTTCAGTGCTGTGTTTAGGATTTGCTATGGGAATCATGTTGacaacacactgatgttttggttgttgctaAGTGGTGCTTACCCatagtcaaggacttttcagtttcccatgCTCCCATCAGTGAGAagctgcacaaggagctggggggagcatggccaggacagctgacccggaccggccaaagggatattccatagcGTGGGAGGTCACACTCAGTGCAGAAACCGGGGGGAGTTGGCCAGGAGGGGCCGATCACTGctcagggatgggctgggcatcgatcagcaggtggtgagcagtgtACTGCACATCACTTGTTTCTCCTGGACTTCattcctttctctctccttttcaatTATCATAATCATTTAGTACtactatattttattttgtttcaattattaaactgttctcctCTCAACCCAcgaggtttaattttttttccccaattctccTCCCCACTGAGGAGGGGGGATAGAGTGCACAAGCAGCTCTacttagttgccagctggggttaaacagTGGCAACAACTTAAACCCCAAAGTAACATGAAATTGCCTGTGCAAGAGACATAACCATTCTCTTGTATGACCTGTAAACCAGACAATTTAAACCTGCCACAACCTGAGACCCACCAGTCCTTAGATGTCTTTGTGCCCTTGCACAAGACAACAGGGCAAGATCCCAAATATGAACATCTCAGACAGCTATCAAATATCCATCACTAAAGCAAGGCTCCTGAGAACTCTTATTACTTTGGACATCTTAGGCAACAGACTGCTCAAAGCAACCACCTAAAATACAGTAAAACAGGTGAGGCAAGGAAGGAAGTACACAAAGGAAATTTATATAAACTATCAGCCTGAAAACAGGCAAGACCACTCAAAAATCTTCaattaaggaaaaagaaagtagtAACATCATTAAATGTCTGTGAGaaaatgagaataatgttgcacagaaaacaaaggaagacAGATACAGCAACTGCAGGCTGAGCTACACCTCAGTCATCTACAGCTGAGGTGCTGTCAAAGTTGGACTGATCTCTCAGTTATTAAAGCACTTAAGCTAAAAGTGACCTCAGTTTAATAGCAGACTACATCATCATTTTGAACCTTTTCTGGGATATAAGAACTCAAAACATTTGGCATGAAAACACATTAACTTTAATGGGACTTATTTTTAATGCCCTTTATATGCACAGTCCAACCAACACTTGGGGCTCATTGTCAGTGGTAAAGACCGCATGTTCATAAACGATTCTTTAAAACTACTTCGACAGAACAATTCTGTTTAAAAGTTAAAATGGACATAGATGTTTCCTTCCAGCCTGTAAGAGATCGTACTATAGATATAGATGAGAATGAATAGGtaaaatcagtgtaaacatgtatatatgtataccATTCTGTGGGCCTCTGCACTGCAGCAGAAACCAAGGAGGAAAAAGGCATTTGGCTGACTCAGAGCTGTCAGCATGGAAGATCAAACTAGTGTCAGCTCTGTACAGAGTGGCAGCAGCACATTGTCAGGGCAGTAGTCAGAATGGGAGAGAGACTTCAAATAAATGAGCAACATCCTTACAGCTTTCCAGAAGAGAAAGGGTCTGGCAGGCCAAAGGCTGGCACCCACACTTGTGTCTACTCTCTCCAGGCCCTTACAACAACAGGTGCCTAAAGACACACAGGCCCAGCAGAATACATGACACAAACtagttgttttgcatttgtcaGTGACAGCAACTTTTATTGTCTTTACAATACAAGATAGTACAAACtgttaaaaagtaattttgtttgGTAAAATATTTAGTGGATTGAAAATATAAATGCATCTTTGGATTAAACAAGATTACAAGCAAATGGTTTGCCATCAGATCAAAGAAGCATAAAAGCCAACAGCTCCAGAACCATGCTCTTGGCACTTAATGTTTTCCAAGTAAAGAATTTCATTCTTTTGAGCAGTAATCCTACTCCTTCCCCTAAGTGTGTGGGACTGCAAAGGTCAGTTATAAAGTTGGTAAAGGGTTGGAGGGGAGGGACTAGACTAAAAATAGTGACAAGTCCTGTCCTAACTTCTCTTCTCCACTTATGCTGGAATCTGTACTATGTTAGAAGGCTGTTTTTACTTCACTTTCCCATTATTACCAGGATTGAACATGAACAATTTTatgttgtatttaaaaaaaatttctttcagaTAATAGCCCAATTTTACAATTTTGAGCTGTTATATGCATGCAGTTTTTCTGTCCCaggaagttaaaatgtaactgCATCAGTTTTCTTTTATCATTTGAATCATTCCTTTATAAGTAGTTTCAGGTAAGACATAATGTCAATCGCAGATGACCAAACCAGAACAGAACACTGTACGGGACTGAGACTTTGGGCCAGTTGAGAAATCTTTTTCTCCAAAGTATACCCCTGCCTGGGCATAGCAATGTCATTCTTCTTCAAAAACATTACTGGACATAAGTCATTCCCACCA
Encoded here:
- the KLHL23 gene encoding kelch-like protein 23, which encodes MAAAAQEEYAYLYKDSAHPAGFLEAFRAFYLDGLFTDITLQCASGVIFHCHRAALAACSCYFKAMFTADMKEKSKNQISLPGLSHAVLEALVNYAYTSQIHITKRNVQSLLQAADLLQFVSVKKACEQFLVRHLDTDNCIGMHSFAEYHDCSELEKESRRILLWQFEEVWKQEEFLDIGKEKLSYILSRENLNVQKEEAAIEAVIKWVAHNVEGRIEDICEVLSCIKVDLDNVYLRSALSLQKKCRLNDSKIRSLVYSALNLSPKGLSRRSTAAMYVIGGYYWHPLSEVHVWDPLTNAWVQGTEMPDHTRESYGVTSLGPDIYVTGGYRTESIEALDTVWIYNSEKDEWTEGCPMLDARYYHCAVSLSGCIYALGGYRKGAPVQEAEFYDPLIQKWLPIANMIKGVGNATACVLHEVIYVAGGHYGYRGSCTYDKIQRYHSGSNEWSIVTTSPHPEYGLCSITLQNKIYFVGGQTTITDCYDPEQNEWKQMAHMMERRMECGTVVMNGCIYVTGGYSYSKGTYLQSIEKYDPELNKWEAVGNLPSAMRSHGCVCVYNV